From the Periophthalmus magnuspinnatus isolate fPerMag1 chromosome 1, fPerMag1.2.pri, whole genome shotgun sequence genome, one window contains:
- the notum2 gene encoding carboxylesterase notum2 — MKILGLVAFLLLLGATVCQNNRQNNVKTGGRSTKKTGGAQGADVSQSSTEVDLPPRSTGSTAAAASSREQGSGNRGAAPVGAGSTRSPGQQAEEMRLHFLKNTHVTCNDGTAAGFYLREFRGSRRWLLFLEGGWCCYSKETCDFRYQNIPRLMSSSAWPQTKTGSGILSFQAVENPHWHNANIVFIPYCSSDVWSGTGPAPNPLPRPRGREKEKDQNANTTEYTFMGSLIIREVIKDLIPKGIKQAKVVMLTGTSAGGTGVLLNIDRVAAQLEQLGAEAQVRGLVDSGWFLESKQERSPNCPETVSCSPEDAIKMGLRLWNGVVPNRCRQLYKKGEEWQCFFGHKLYSTMTSPLFVVQWLFDEEQLRVENIYLGSQRMTQEQWQYIQNLGRELKTSLSDVTAVFAPSCLSHTMITKSNWMTFQVKGTSLPRALQCWDKNLEAARNNRTPARGCPFNLVDTCQWPQCNPTCPALVDQTTQQELTLLQMLVALGLDLQTLGVDQQEDGESLVSIVSNGG, encoded by the exons ATGAAGATACTCGGCCTTGTAGCTTTTCTACTTTTGCTTGGGGCAACTGTTTGCCAAAACAACCGCCAGAACAATGTCAAAACAGGTGGTAGGTCCACCAAAAAGACTGGTGGGGCACAAGGAGCAGATGTGAGCCAGTCCTCCACAGAGGTAGATCTACCTCCCAGAAGCACTGGAAGTACTGCGGCAGCAGCCTCCAGCAGAGAGCAAGGCAGTGggaacagaggagcagctccTGTGGGGGCTGGTAGCACCAGAAGCCCTGGACAACAGGCCGAGGAGATGAGGCTgcacttcctcaaaaacacacatgtcaCATGCAACGATGGGACAGCTGCAGG GTTTTACCTAAGAGAGTTCAGGGGGAGCCGTCGATGGCTGTTATTTCTGGAAG GAGGCTGGTGCTGCTACAGCAAGGAGACCTGTGATTTCAGGTACCAAAATATCCCACGGCTGATGAGCTCATCGGCATGGCCCCAAACAAAGACAG GGAGTGGCATATTGTCTTTTCAGGCTGTAGAAAATCCACATTGGCACAATGCTAATATTGT ATTTATTCCATATTGTTCGAGTGATGTGTGGAGTGGAACAGGACCTGCTCCAAACCCACTTCCAAGGCCAAGAGGCAGAGAAAAGGAAAAAGACCAAAATGCAAATACAA CTGAATACACCTTCATGGGGTCCTTGATCATTCGTGAGGTCATCAAAGACTTGATCCCTAAAGGAATAAAGCAGGCCAAGGTTGTCATGCTGACTGGCACAAG TGCAGGGGGAACTGGTGTCTTACTGAATATTGACAGAGTGGCTGCTCAGCTGGAGCAGCTGGGGGCAGAGGCACAGGTCCGCGGCTTGGTGGATTCAGGCTGGTTTTTAGAGAGTAAACAAGAGAGATCTCCAAACTGCCCTGAGACGGTTTCATGTTCTCCTGAAGACGCCATCAAGATGGGACTCAG ATTGTGGAATGGAGTTGTCCCTAATAGATGTCGGCAGCTCTATAAGAAAGGAGAAGAATGGCAGTGTTTCTTTGGCCATAAACTGTACTCTACAATGACAT cCCCACTGTTTGTGGTGCAGTGGTTGTTTGACGAGGAGCAGCTGAGAGTGGAGAACATTTACTTGGGAAGCCAGCGGATGACTCAAGAGCAATGGCAGTACATTCAGAACCTGGGTCGAGAACTGAAGACATCTCTCAGTGATGTTAC GGCCGTGTTTGCGCCATCTTGCCTCTCACATACGATGATTACTAAAAG taACTGGATGACTTTCCAAGTTAAAGGCACTTCTCTGCCACGAGCCTTGCAATGCTGGGACAAGAATCTAGAGGCTGCGCGTAACAACAGGACCCCTGCAAGAGGCTGCCCATTCAACTTGGTGGACACCTGCCAGTGGCCCCAGTGCAACCCCACCTGCCCAGCCTTAGTGGATCAGACTACCCAGCAGGAGCTCACCCTTCTGCAGATGCTAGTAGCCTTGGGACTGGACCTCCAAACTCTGGGGGTAGATCAACAAGAAGATGGGGAATCCTTGGTTAGCATAGTTAGCAATGGGGGCTAA